In Legionella cardiaca, a genomic segment contains:
- a CDS encoding helix-turn-helix transcriptional regulator → MMFELLEQLESQLARAGMLRDCDTALSDYLIKRGISTFSFTYYAYHPNSANKLKYDMCSTNFKAWHQHYLEEQYNNIDSTLSFVYNNHLPIYWNLQQQLIQAENEAERKMRQDSIAFGAEAGLSIPIHGPKNNFAILLLVQMQHERCQLQESKSQYEFFVAAHHYYHYIQTHLLNEIPEKDSFCLTQREIQCLLLIAKDYSVKQMSQTLEVSERTINFHIQKINKKLGTKNKYQSLAKALQCQLLTL, encoded by the coding sequence ATGATGTTTGAATTACTGGAGCAACTTGAGAGTCAACTTGCACGAGCGGGTATGCTACGTGATTGTGATACGGCACTAAGTGATTATTTAATAAAACGGGGGATTTCCACGTTTTCTTTTACCTATTATGCTTACCATCCAAATTCTGCCAATAAATTAAAATATGATATGTGTTCTACTAATTTTAAAGCTTGGCATCAACATTATCTCGAGGAACAATATAATAATATCGATAGCACTTTAAGCTTTGTCTATAACAACCATTTACCTATTTATTGGAATTTGCAACAGCAATTAATTCAAGCTGAGAATGAGGCTGAACGCAAAATGAGACAAGATTCGATTGCATTTGGAGCTGAAGCGGGTCTCTCAATTCCTATTCACGGACCTAAGAATAATTTTGCAATTTTATTATTGGTACAGATGCAACACGAGCGATGTCAGTTGCAAGAATCTAAATCCCAGTATGAGTTTTTTGTTGCAGCGCATCATTATTATCATTACATTCAAACTCATCTTTTAAATGAGATACCGGAGAAGGATTCTTTTTGTTTAACGCAACGAGAAATCCAATGTTTATTATTAATAGCCAAAGATTATTCTGTTAAACAAATGTCGCAGACACTTGAGGTGAGTGAAAGAACAATTAATTTTCATATACAAAAAATAAATAAAAAATTGGGAACCAAAAATAAATATCAATCTTTAGCCAAAGCGCTACAGTGTCAATTGCTTACTCTATGA